In Trichomycterus rosablanca isolate fTriRos1 chromosome 2, fTriRos1.hap1, whole genome shotgun sequence, the genomic window ggtaccgcagtcagtaatgtaaacaataataaataaatacaaataattaaattgcAATATACTACCAAAGCATcttctgtaagtagtggcgtttatattctcagttgttagtaaatgtttagtgagtatatcacagtgttttagttacaaatttaccgtaattaaatactgttgtcaCCCTTACTATAGcaatcacacagctgggaagcagaTAAactgactgtattctgaagggagctgtcttgtctgtctgtctagctgagaaagggggggaaactattagtgagggcagaatgattgtcttaaaatacactgtaaaatcatacataaatgGTAATTTTGTGATCgcatcccaccagtagatgatgttaagaaatatttacacatgatcctaaaatgtacaagaagagaagtaagaaaattaagtagaagaaaaaaatgtaataaaaagtaaaaataaatctttgcttcaggaagagaaactgGTTCGTAATGACTcatgtgttatgaggccgtgtctgcggtaaaggaggacaatataaatgcagaattcagcctccaagaaaaacaccagactgcaatcacagcaggatacgttacaatcagccctttgagggccacaataatgctgatgtggccctctgtgaaaatgagtttgacacttCTGCTCTAGAGTATAAACTGATTCATCCTCGGCTATTTCTAGAAAGTCCACATTAGGGGGATCATTATACTCCTGCTGTCCTGAGTTAGTTATGATGTGACTTTCTTAAGAGAAAcattcatcttcatcatcaagTTCTACATCAGTATTTTCTACAATATCTGACCATAGTTTATGTTTGCTCTCTTTTTCAATCATTTCATGATCACATTTTGTCCGTTTGATGCCACTTGTGCTTGGCAGAGCTGTGCCATTCACGGTTTGTGATGTTTCTGTAACAGTGTTCTGACTTTCAGTCAGTACAGGAGGATTGGGGTGTTTTACTGCTCCCTGTACATGTGAGTGTACAGTCGCATCCTCCTGGTTTTACTGactgtactattattattttcattgatATTAGCGGCAGTTTCTTCCTGCATTTTATGTGGACAGGTGAATCTTTTATGTCCGATATCTCCGCATTCAAAACATCGCAAACTACCGGTACTGGCGTAAATCATGTACTGTTTATCCTCGTATTTTACTTTAAACAAAATATCTAATGTGTTGTTTGTGGAGTCCAAAAGCATGTAAACTTGTCTCCTGAATGACGCTACATGCCCTAATGCCAGATGTTTACATCCGAGAGACACGACTCTAAACGGATCTCTAATGCAGCATTAGTAATAAACGGCGGTACATTTGAGATGGTTACTTTGGTGGATGGTGTGAACAGTGGGGTAATCTGTACCCAGGTTATTATCCAGGTTATGCTCTTTTAAAagcacgaccactgctttattcatgCGGGAGGACGATAAAATGTTTTCAAATCCTACCTGCTCTCCAACAGCCAGAAGAACATCCTCCACCAAAACACCTACCTCTGGTACACATTTAAAACCATTGCAAGGTCATAATGATGATCCCTGCTGCACGTTTTTCAGTTATAGTTATTCCGAGTGTAAATTATTCATGCTCACACAAACTCCCAGCATGCACCACGCACAGAGATAGAATAGaatgtttaacaagctcatggtcagttgtCAACATATAGGCCAAACCACCTGGACTTGGGAGTACCatggaaaactgttgtcacttatcCCAGTCCGCTTGCTTCTTCATCAAGACAAACCTTGGATATTTATTATACAGAAAGAAAGCTGTACATCAGTTTTATGCAGAGGGTGATGCaccaaattttaaatgtgtttctattcatGGGCGGCTTGTTCCAGGGCGATCGGGCAACGCACCACCACAGGGCAAAAGGGAAGAAGGGAaaaaactagctgtgactgttctggacagtctgtcttgcctctgaatatcgttgTCCAATCAGCTTGGAGTTGTGTTTCGTATAGTACCACCCCTTCTGGGCAATTTGATTTTGGTTTGATTGAAAATCACCCGGATTGCTCTGATAGACTCTAatattaaggcacttttttGGAATTTGGATTTACACATTTAAAGGGTCACCTTGggcatcatcgcaacaattggcAGAAGCCGCCACTGCTTCTATTTACAAAAGACAACAATCAAAGGAAAATCTGGAAATCATTTCTTTCTCATTTTTTCAGCTGCATAAAGATTCAGAAGAATGAACACATtccagattcttctttttactgggCAATGAtaccttagtggttaaggtacaggacaaGTAATCATTAGGTTGTTGTTTCAAGCCACACTATCACCAAGTTGCttttgttgggcccttgagcaaggcccttaaccctcaattgctggaACTGCATTCAGTGATAAGTGTACGTCTGTTAGAATAAAAGCATTTACTAAAtggcacaaatgtaaatgatccATCATCTGCTCCTAAAATCCTTTATCTGCACAAACCAGTTAATGTTACATGAAGTTAAGAATGTGATTACATGCGAATACCAGTCTGAACTGGTTTATTCCTGATTTGTAATATGAAGCCCTCATTCTTCTTATCTCATTTTCTCTTTTTAACCTTTAATTTTGCTCTGAGCCTCTGTTGGATTTTGTTACTacattattgattgattgattctcTTTTTGCTACTGAAcagaattttaattttttgcttttgttattttgtgtagttatatttattttatgatactgtataatatataatatatatatatatatatatatatatatatatataaatatatatatatatatatatatatatatatatatatatatatatatatatatatatatatatacagtatatatatatatgtatgtatatacagtgtatcacaaaagtgagtacacccctcacatttctgcaaatatttcattatatcttttcatgggacaacactacatgaaacttggatataacttaaagtagtcagtgtacagcttgtatagcagtgtagatttactgtcttctgaaaataactcaacacacagccattaatgtctaaatagctggcaacataagtgagtacaccccacagtgaacatgtccaaattgtgcccaaatgtgtcgttgtccctccctggtgtcatgtgtcaaggtcccaggtgtaaatggggagcagggctattaaatttggtgttttgggtacaattctctcatactggccactggatattcaacatggcacctcatggcaaagaactctctgaggatgtgagaagtagaattgttgctctccacaaagatggcctgggctataagaagattactaacaccctgaaactgagctacagcatggtggccaaggtcatacagcggttttccaggacaggttccactcggaacaggcttcgccagggtcgaccaaagaagttgagtccacgtgttcggcgtcatatccagaggttggctttaaaaaatagacacatgagtgctgccagcattgctgcagaggttgaagacgtgggaggtcagcctgtcagtgctcagaccatacaccgcacactgcatcaactcagtctgcatggtcgtcatcccagaaggaagctgacgcacaagaaagccagcaaacagtttgctgaagacaagcagtccaagaacatggattactggaatgccctgtggtctgacgagaccaagataaacttgtttggctcagatggtgtccagcatgtgtggcggcgccctggtgagaagtaccaagacaactgtatcttgcctacagtcaagcatggtggtgtagcatcatggtcttgggctgcatgagtgttgctggcactggggagctgcagttcattgagggaaacatgaattccaacatgtactgtgacattctgaaacagagcatgatcccctcccttcgaaaactgggcctcatggcagttttccaacaggataacgaccccaaacacaacctccaagatgacaactgccttgctgaggaagctgaaggtaaaggtgatggactaaacccaattgagcacctgtggcgcatcctcaagtggaaggtggaggagttcaaggtgtctaacatccaccagctccgtgatgtcatcatggaggagtggaagaggattccagtagcaacctgtgcagctctggtgaattccatgcccaggagggttaaggcagtgctggataataatggtggtcacacaaaatattgacactttgggcacaatttggacatgttcactgtggggtgtactcacttatgttgccagccatttagacattaatggctgtgtgttgagttattttcagaagacagtaaatctacactgctatacaagttgtacactgactactctaagttatatcaaagtttcatgtctatagtgttgtcccatgaaaagatataataaaatatttgcagaaatgtgaggggtgtactcacttttgtgatacactgtatatagaccACAATGCTTTAGTGCTAAAGCCTAACATGCTAACAAAAGTTTAATTGTTTGGTTTAACAGTgtttaacagtgtaaatgtgatTAAAAGTGTGATTAAAATAGATTCCagtttgtttcctttttttgcatttgtagtTTTGCATTTGTAATCTCAGATATTTAACCTAATAAAGAATTGCATTGTTTTATAAATGCTTTATTGCATTTGTCTTTTACAACATTgtacattttttattgttagaTTAGAGcaacattattttgttttactttatatGATACTGTGAGAAAGCAGGTAAAGTGGGTTGATGCTCCATTTTCTATGTGTGAAGTTTAGAGAACAAAATGtcggattttttttttcacttttgttTTCAGCACCACAGACAGTCAGATACAATCATGTAGAAATAAGAGCTGAGTAACGGAGGTGGACATTAgcagcaaaacaaaaacacacctcTAAAATGTGATTGGACACCGGGTACCACTCCACACATTTATCGAGGACACAGATCggtaaaatatcagttattTACTGTGTAGctcagtaaaagttgggacagtatggaacctgagatatttcatgttttatttgctcaacttcatttaatttattaataaacatccattcctgcatttcaatcTGAAACTTTAAATTTATTTACTACCAGTGGTGCAACTAGGAGCTCATgagccccagtgcacctgcaccCCCGGTAGTTACACCCTtgtttacaaccctactgagagcagctacttacaggAAATGTATGTATTGCAATAATACACctaaaggtcatgaaaattaattcagatttagcaatttgatgcatctaccttaattattaaaaagtatcggcgACACTGGCCCTGTAaatacttggtatcggatcgatatcggcgatactggccctgtacttacttggtatcggatcgatagcAAATGTTTCAGTATCAAACACCACTACTTTAATTGAGATTtcagactcgtgattcctgattcagtacaaagattcgaatcattaactcgggtgattcaggaaaCCGCCCGACTCTTGCGTACAGACAAAGTGAAAACTGCTGCACCTTTTTCCTGCTTTTCGTATAATCTGGATATAATGATTAAACTACGAGTTATTTGTACACTGTAAGTGTGATTTATTCAGCACAGTAAACATGAAAAGTGTTGGTGAAATGCTGAATACATTCCTGAGGACGAGCTGAAAGCTTTTTAAGATGTGATTTTTATCTCCGGATTAAAGAGCCTCGCAGTGGAGCTTCTGATTCCGACAATGTCTCTGACAGGTACAGACAccacaagtttatttttattgtgtatttatcTCAAAAAATCTACATCATTATGAAACGCTTCAAGTTTTAGTTTTGGTTTGTCCTTACCGTATGTAaagtatttgtttacatttatggcatttagcagatgctgttaTTAAAAGTGTCAAGGTACAATACACGCAATTATAGACTAAGGGCTTtgaaggggcccaacagtaacaacttggcggtggtggggcttgaaccagcaaccttttgatctaTGATCTTTAGTCCAGTATCTGAACCACTGCATGTTGCATAACTGCATTAGTAgccatttatttgttcatttaataATAGAGTAAAGGTACATTTTGTCCTGAAAGTGTGAATCATCTCATTTTTGTGTTATTGAGTATGTAATTTTTTACATGTCATTTTCTCAGTAGACGCCTGcatggctgatagcacagctcagATTCAAACCCAGTGGATTAGAGTAACAGAACCAGTGCATTATTGAAGCTTGCctgattgttttaattaatctttttttattgtttgtttgtttttcatttataaaaGATGAGGGTTTGATAAAGCAACCATCAAGAAGAAATAGTGATGAGACCAACCGCCCAAACAGTAAgaatgtttttaacatttttgccATTAAAAGGctacattaataatttatatcaAACTTGTTTTAAATGGATTTTGCAACAGaataatgttttaaacactatttaaacaggggccagtgatagcttggtggttaaggtactggactagtaagcagaaggttgccggttcaagccccgccaccaccaagttgccactgttgggttcctgagcaaggcccttaaccctcaattgctcatcgtgttccgctcattgtgtaagtcgctttggataaaagcgtctgctaaatgctgaaaatgtaaatgtaaatgtaaacaatcaaaGCTTACATTACACTATAATTTGcttcaaaatattaaaaaatactaGTAGGCTGTACATTATGCCGCTATGACTAAAGTTTAAAGTTATACTTTCAAGGCATATATAAAGTTTATGCAGACGTTTGGACATTTCTGGCCAAATTACTAATAATTGAAAAACTGAAAAAGCAGcaaacatttagattttttttatattcagtgtttaacaataaaacaaaaaatgtgtttaattgtaAATATATTGTTTGTCATTCCCTTATTTTGTCACAGCTTATTCTGGCAGGTCAAGAATCGTCATTATGATTACAGTTTAAAAGCTTGACTAATTCTTAGACTCTTTAAACCTTCTGCTAACACAATTCAGCCGGGTATATCTCTCAAATcacctgcatataaggttgcTGTTATTCActaccagctcagactgaaggagTCACTTGGATGAGAGATGAAACttttctctacaacaaacagTTCAACaaacagatgaactgattctactttgtggatttgtgtacctggattactgAGAATGCATCAAGAGTTCCAGTAGCTATATAACCTGGTCCAGTAGCTGTTATATAGTGTTCAGTAGATATACTATTCTAATATTCTAAAAGCACAGTTAAATGATGTGAAAGGTCAGGGGTTTTATAAAGTACAGTCATTATAAAGTCTCATAGCCAAACTGTTTAAAGATTTTACATTTAATCTGTATTTCTGCTTTTTCAGTGGCCATGAGGAGGATAGTTCTGGTGGGGAAGACTGGAGCTGGTAAAAGTTCCTCAGGAAACACCATCCTGGGCAGGAAAGGCTTTAAATCTATTAAAAGTGCATCACCAGTCACCAAAGAGTGCTGTAAGGAGACAGAATGTGTAGCTGACAGACAGTTGGTTGTGGTGGACACTCCAGGTGTCTTTGATAGCAAACTGTCAGAGAAAGACCTGGAAAAGAAAATCAGTAAGTGCATTAACATGACCGCTCCTGGACCTCATGCTATCATCCTGGTGATTCAACTCGGTCCTTTTACTGATGAGGAACGTCTCTCAGTGGAGAAGATTAGAGCCATTTTTGGAGAAGAAGCAGATAAATACACAATGATCCTCTTCACACATGGAGATGAACTTACTGGAACAATTGAAGAATATCTGAGTGACGGGAGTCTCACAGACCTCACTGATCTGTTTGGTGGGAGATATCATGTCTTTGACAACACAAAAATCGATGACCGCGCCCAAGTCCTGGAGTTCCTAGACAAAGTGGAAAACATGATTTTAGCAAATGGGGGCGAACACTACACCAATTCCATGTTTAAAGAAGTGGAGGAAAAGCTAAAGAACAGTGAGGAAGAGTTAAAGAAACAATACCATGAATCAGAGAGAGAATCAGTATCTAAACTCAGTGAGGAAATGAGACAGTTACAGGAGAGGGTTGAAACACTACAAGAATCAGAGCAAGAAAAAGAGATGAAGCTTGATGAATTGAAAGACCTGATAAAGAAGAAGGACAGAGAACTGAATGAATACAAGCGTTTTTATCATGTTAAGCGTAAGAATGCTAGACTGGAGGTAGAACAAACAAGGGTTGATGAAAACATACTAGCAAAAGTGACTGCATGgctaaaaaatctgtttttaatgtGAGAATAAACCTACTGTTAATGttctatatacatatactataGACATGGCCTAATGGCCACTTAGGAGGACACTGTTTATACAATGTGTTTAAAACGTGGTTGTAccacataactgctgcagttttaCAGTCATGCTGAGAATCTCTTATAAACCAATTTGTGATTTGTTACATGGTGcattaaaatgctgaaaatatttcTGTTGTTTGAAAGAATAGAACATAAGTTGTGAAAAAAGCAAAAGCCCTTTCACCCAATTAAACTGATATGatagtttagtttttactgCACAAAAATGTATCCAGAGTTTCAATAGCTCTGATGTTGtaaatgattatttatgataaagttaaataataacaaGCAAAAACCAAGTGCAACAGCAACAAGTGTAATATGTTTTTCCCCAAAATcttttgtatttgttatatgtatatacagttgtgttcaaaattATTCAAACCCCACTGCAGTAAAGTGTTTTAGCAAGTTTGACATTTACTGCGACAGGACTTGTCAGAGGGAGGTACTCAGGTTTCAGCCCAGACAATGAGGTACACACTGCGAGATGAAGGCCTCCGTGCCAAAACTAACAGGCGCACCCCCCTGCTGACTCCAAAGCACAAGAAGAGTTGACTCCAGTATGCCAAAAACCATGTGGACAAACCAAAGATactgttctctggagtgacgagaCAAAAGTGGATCTCTTTGGGCCTATGGCTCAATGATATGTCTGGAGGAGGAAGAAGGAGGCCTATACAGAAAAGAACACCTTGTCTACTGTGAAGCATTGCGGTGGGTCAGTCATGCTCTGGGGCTGTTTCGATTCTTCAGGTACAGGGAATCTCCACCGTACCATGAATTCAGTTAACTACTAGGAGAGCTTGGGTGGAAATGTCATGCAGTCAATGACAAAGCTAAGGCCTGGGAGACGTTGGACCTTTCAACAGGACAACAATCCCAAGCATACCTCTAATTCTACCATGGCTTGGTTGCAGAAGAAGGGCTGGAAGATTCTGGAGTTGCCATCGTAATCGCCTGACTTAAATCTCATAGAAAATCTCTGGTGGGACTTGAAGAAGGCAGTTGCAGCATGCAAGCCCAAGAATGTCAATGAACTGGAGGCCTTTGTCCATGAGGAGTGGGCTAAGATACCTGTAGATTGCTGCAAGAAACTTCTGAAGGACGTTATTACTGCCAAAGGGAGTTGTACTAAGTACTaatgatgtacagtatgtgactaaggggttgaataattttgtCAATGAAGAAATCACAAAAAGGACATTTGTTGGTATATTAGAAAAAATATTGTTGtaatttatgttgcatttgtctATTATGCAAGTCCTTAtttgaacacaactgtatatataatttaaaataaaaaaaaactttacattttaatagtgTAAAAGCTGAAGCTTTTTCAAACAGATTCTTTAAAGGGCTGGACAAGGTGACAATCTACTGCACATGGAAGCAGCTCCTCATGGTGCTAGTCTGTGGTGTCAATTAATTTTATCATGATGGAGGTGTTATCATCTTTCCAGCACCACACAACCACCACGCAAGGTGGTGAATTGTTCATGCCATAACCAACCTTTTACATTCttaacagggcggcacggtggctaagtgggtagcactgtcgcctcacagcaagaaggtcctggttcgattcccaggtggggcggtccgggtcctttctgtgtggagtttgcatgttctccccgtgtctgcgtgggtttcctccgggtgctccggtttcctcctacagtccaaagacgtacaaatgaggttaattggagacactaaattgtcgatgactgtgttcgatataaccttgtgaactgatgaatcttgtgtaatgagtaactacactGTAAAATCTAATAAGTTggctttacttaaaaaaaatatgcaaactcaTTGCCTTAGAAAAATTAAGTAAGCTCAAGTACAGTAAACTCAGTAaaaataacttatttattttaagtgtacAACACTtaaattaacttatttattgTAAGTAAGCAATACTTAAACAACTTCATTAATTTTAAGTGTGAAATACTtaaattaacttatttattgTAAGTAAGCAATACTTAAACAACTTTATTAATTTTGAGtgtaaaatactttattatatttattgtgaGTGTGCAACACCTAAATCAACTTGTTTATTGTTACTTAAAGTGCAAGCAATACAACTGAGAACACTCATAAGGTTGATGTagctatattacatttattattaaatgaatgaatgaataaaacattacaGCAATAATGATTATCAAGCAAGCCAAGCTCAGGATTATCTTCACTCAGAATGGTCAGCACACCCACTGTGACAGATGCTAACATATTATCTCTCACCGTACCCTGCAAAGAAACACATGTTCATTTACCATGAATAGTCATCAAACCAGAAGTATATAggtatataagtatatagtatatataaccTATAAAACATGCTGTTcgggttgccaaatccactcagattcatttatttattttttaaagtctCAAATCAGGCGCTTAGCAACCCCTTAGCAACGCCAACtcaaaatctgattggttcagaactCAGCTGCCCGTCTCCTCACTTACACTCGGTCCCATCACCATATCACACCGGTTCTCCAAAACCTCCACTGGCTTCCAATAAAATATCGTATCCAGTTTAAGATCCTTCTACTCACATATAAAGCCCTCAATAATCTTGCCCCGTCCTATCTCTCTGACCTCATCTGCGTCTACAAGCCTGTGCGTGCTCTCCGTTCCTCTACTGCTGGTGTGCTCACCGTTCCCTCCTCTAATCTCCATAGCTTTGGTGATCGAGCATTCTCCAGACTTGCACCACGCCTTTGGAACTCCCTTCCTCCTCATATTCAACAATCAAACTCACTGTCCTCATTTAAAGTCAaccttaaaacacacattttccGTTCTGCTTATAACCTGCCGCAGTGAGTTAGGCACACTCATTATATCTAATTAAATTAAGTGTTAAGACTTACAGtgtaccgttcctgtcatgaatgtaaccaaagtgtaaaacatgacgttaaaatcctaataaacaaacaaacattctcAACATCCTTCCTGCTTTACCTGCTTCACTTGTTGGGAAGCTCTCAAGAAGTTTTCAGTCAACACATGAAACATTTACTCAGAAAAAAAGAGAGTTAATgcctgtttttaatatttattattattatgttttaatcAAAAGCTTGTAATGTTATTAAATAACAATGATTTCATTAAGAAGTTGTAACACTGTTATATAATCACATTTTAGgttatatttaaatacaaatgcaAATAGGTTAATTAATCAGTATTATGTGGTTAATGATACAGATATGTTTGTAATATATTatgatcatttatttgtttatttaaactatattattattatttatattataacatAATTAGGtaaattgtaataaatgtataaaattttttttttttaggtttttccAATCTTGTGCTATAGAGGCAGCAAATTGTATCTGACAAACAACAAAATGAGTGCTTGTAACAACATTGTTGAGCATGTATATGTGTTTACTGGTTGGAATATGGAtaatatacacccatcagccataacattaaaaccaccattgTTTCAGatatagcagcgctgctggagtttttaaataccgtgtccactcactgtccactctattagacactccta contains:
- the LOC134335160 gene encoding GTPase IMAP family member 7-like, which encodes MSLTDEGLIKQPSRRNSDETNRPNMAMRRIVLVGKTGAGKSSSGNTILGRKGFKSIKSASPVTKECCKETECVADRQLVVVDTPGVFDSKLSEKDLEKKISKCINMTAPGPHAIILVIQLGPFTDEERLSVEKIRAIFGEEADKYTMILFTHGDELTGTIEEYLSDGSLTDLTDLFGGRYHVFDNTKIDDRAQVLEFLDKVENMILANGGEHYTNSMFKEVEEKLKNSEEELKKQYHESERESVSKLSEEMRQLQERVETLQESEQEKEMKLDELKDLIKKKDRELNEYKRFYHVKRKNARLEVEQTRVDENILAKVTAWLKNLFLM